The proteins below are encoded in one region of Methanofollis aquaemaris:
- a CDS encoding PKD domain-containing protein, which yields MVKEDYINVSGVAPPPVGPTAEFEADMTSGDAPLAVTFADLSTGNVTAWEWDFGDGTNSTEQDPVHTFEEAGLYTVSLTVTDEANETDTMVKEDYINVSGVAPPPVGPTAEFEADMTSGDAPLAVTFTDLSTGNVTAWEWDFGDGTNSTEQNPAHTYENAGTYTVSLTVSDEMNETDTMVKEAYITVGEVPLVGLSFRPSVISVPVGNVTTLDLVLASADEGLAGYSLNLTVSDPATANITAITFPEWALFNETSLLPNSTAWMSAVDLNDTVQAGATNVTLGTVTIEGMGAGTAELQVEVRVMDADGGAAFDPPTTPASITITPPPPFPGYENSPTDPNGDGKYEDINGNGIIDYDDVVAFFANMQWIEENNLVALFDFNNNGEIDYDDVVTLAMMV from the coding sequence ATGGTCAAGGAGGACTACATCAACGTCTCAGGCGTAGCACCGCCGCCGGTCGGACCGACCGCAGAGTTCGAGGCCGACATGACCAGCGGGGACGCACCCCTTGCCGTCACCTTCGCTGATCTCTCGACCGGGAACGTGACCGCATGGGAGTGGGACTTCGGTGACGGCACCAACTCAACCGAGCAGGATCCGGTCCACACCTTTGAGGAGGCGGGACTCTACACCGTCAGTCTCACCGTCACGGACGAGGCAAATGAGACCGACACCATGGTCAAGGAGGACTACATCAACGTCTCAGGCGTAGCACCGCCGCCGGTCGGACCGACCGCAGAGTTCGAGGCCGACATGACCAGCGGGGACGCACCCCTTGCCGTCACCTTCACCGATCTCTCGACCGGGAACGTGACTGCGTGGGAGTGGGACTTCGGCGACGGCACCAACTCGACCGAGCAGAACCCGGCCCACACCTACGAGAATGCCGGGACTTACACCGTCAGCCTCACCGTCTCCGACGAGATGAATGAGACCGACACCATGGTCAAAGAGGCCTACATCACCGTCGGCGAGGTACCGCTCGTCGGTCTCTCGTTCAGGCCGTCCGTCATCTCGGTCCCGGTCGGGAACGTCACGACCCTCGACCTTGTCCTCGCCTCGGCGGACGAGGGACTGGCCGGGTACTCCCTGAACCTGACAGTCAGCGACCCGGCCACCGCAAACATCACCGCGATCACCTTCCCCGAATGGGCGCTTTTCAACGAGACATCGCTGCTCCCGAACTCCACGGCATGGATGAGTGCCGTCGACCTCAACGACACGGTCCAGGCCGGCGCCACCAACGTGACGCTCGGGACGGTGACCATCGAGGGGATGGGAGCAGGGACTGCCGAACTTCAGGTTGAAGTGCGGGTGATGGACGCGGACGGCGGTGCGGCATTCGACCCGCCGACCACGCCGGCCAGCATCACCATCACACCGCCGCCGCCGTTCCCGGGTTACGAGAATTCACCGACCGACCCGAACGGCGACGGGAAGTACGAGGACATCAACGGGAACGGTATCATCGACTATGACGACGTCGTCGCCTTCTTCGCAAACATGCAGTGGATCGAGGAGAACAACCTGGTTGCACTCTTCGACTTCAACAACAACGGCGAAATCGACTACGACGATGTCGTGACACTTGCCATGATGGTCTAA
- a CDS encoding PKD domain-containing protein — translation MNVKRIMPLLGIVILCVFGTQGALAQDQGNETVSIMLMPESAEVMLNETTDIAVILDAAPQGLAGFNITISIDDPEIGEIVDLNFSDWAFEPENGSLPADTVWAQAFDPEELAGETNITLCTVTVRGDAEGMSAINVTPEAIEDVNGTLYNATVVPGELNVTGEMPPAGLAADFEADVTVGVVPLNVTFTDLSTGNVTAWEWDFGDGTNSTEQDPVHTYEEGGIYTVSLTVSDEMNETDTLVKEDYIMVSGGPAPGPAAEFEADMTEGEAPLDVTFTDLSTGNVTAWEWDFGDGTNSTEQDPAHTFEEAGLYTVSLTVTDETN, via the coding sequence ATGAACGTGAAGCGTATTATGCCGCTTCTCGGCATCGTTATCCTCTGTGTCTTCGGGACACAGGGGGCCCTGGCACAGGACCAGGGGAATGAGACAGTCTCCATCATGCTCATGCCCGAATCGGCTGAGGTGATGCTCAACGAGACCACAGACATTGCAGTAATTCTGGACGCGGCCCCACAGGGGCTGGCAGGTTTCAACATCACCATCAGTATCGACGACCCGGAGATAGGCGAGATCGTAGATCTGAACTTCTCGGACTGGGCCTTTGAGCCCGAGAACGGATCATTGCCTGCAGACACCGTCTGGGCGCAGGCATTCGATCCCGAGGAACTCGCAGGTGAGACGAACATCACGCTCTGCACCGTCACCGTACGCGGTGACGCCGAAGGGATGAGCGCGATCAATGTCACCCCTGAGGCGATCGAAGACGTCAACGGGACGCTGTACAACGCCACCGTGGTGCCGGGCGAACTGAATGTCACCGGTGAGATGCCGCCGGCCGGACTTGCCGCCGACTTCGAGGCCGACGTGACGGTCGGCGTCGTGCCGCTCAACGTCACGTTCACCGATCTCTCGACCGGGAACGTGACCGCGTGGGAGTGGGACTTCGGCGACGGCACCAACTCGACCGAGCAGGATCCGGTCCACACCTACGAGGAGGGCGGGATCTACACGGTCAGCCTCACTGTCTCGGACGAGATGAATGAGACCGACACCCTGGTGAAAGAGGACTACATCATGGTGAGCGGCGGGCCGGCACCCGGACCTGCGGCAGAGTTCGAGGCCGACATGACCGAGGGTGAGGCACCGCTCGACGTCACCTTCACCGATCTCTCGACCGGGAACGTGACCGCATGGGAGTGGGACTTCGGTGACGGCACCAACTCGACCGAACAGGATCCGGCCCACACCTTTGAGGAGGCGGGACTCTACACCGTCAGTCTCACCGTCACGGACGAGACAAATTGA
- a CDS encoding S8 family serine peptidase yields MKERGGPVTVGFVRVPALLAVAMVLLCCPALAHGAGLQDETAGGAALAPAADTGPDLSISMRNESRTFKSGLSAAEEKLPTELVRLARAGQEHGSAVTTRAAPPAGPAAEFVPALPEPSTAHTSDGALQVYVYVWLKDGVSTRVVDPYAGVTDRDEERHVAAAWVRIDRLCDLASLTDVRRIESVTSPVVYAGSIASESDVILKTAAVRAETGYGGEGMKVGIVSDSADQWREAVASGDLPPTVRVLYDIEGIDEGTAMLEVVHDTAPGADLYFHSGLPNKLTFVTAISALVEAGCDIVCDDIGWFDEPYFEDGYVASYVHDVVETEDLIYVSAAGNDALGHYEGVFRDDGRGSHLFSEGSNLIRAVVEPPAEGTQSRLLQIFLQWDEPWGRASSDYDLFLLTEEGNRFVEIANSSMVQDGDDVPMEEIAVEYFGDEPGVVYLSVALQDGEPHTLEIFIPTGGFFDDPAATPGDAVFGHPAVPGVVAVGAVRADDPTEIEIFSSEGPATITRPALEVRPKPDICGLDRTQITGAGGFGKQFYGTSAAAPAVAGVIATVWGIRRDTSPAGVREALYETAVDLGEPGWDPVYGHGRADALSMFDALSASPTNLSLFFVPAAAEVRAGEEAEVGLTMDRTPAALLGYSITATLSDPAVGEITGVSFPGWVQEEEHTALPADTVRINATGQPPRSQPDGVALCTLTVRGDAAGTTDVAAGPESRVTGPGEGEYVLEITPARLMVMSAPVRPFPRPDGGTYPPPTDPDGDGLYEDVDGDGVLTMEDVTVYAGNLVFIRDNQPLEVFDFDKNGRIGFSDVNTLYRMVQQ; encoded by the coding sequence ATGAAGGAAAGGGGGGGTCCTGTGACCGTCGGGTTTGTACGAGTTCCAGCGCTGCTCGCCGTAGCGATGGTGCTCCTCTGCTGCCCGGCTCTGGCCCATGGCGCGGGTCTTCAGGACGAAACTGCAGGAGGGGCCGCGCTGGCTCCGGCCGCAGACACAGGTCCGGATCTCTCGATCTCGATGAGAAACGAGAGCAGGACGTTCAAGTCCGGACTCTCAGCCGCAGAGGAGAAACTCCCGACCGAACTCGTGCGGCTCGCACGGGCAGGTCAGGAACACGGGTCGGCCGTGACGACGCGCGCCGCACCGCCCGCCGGGCCCGCGGCAGAGTTCGTCCCTGCACTCCCTGAACCTTCGACCGCCCATACGAGCGATGGAGCGCTCCAGGTCTATGTCTATGTCTGGCTCAAGGATGGGGTGTCGACCCGTGTCGTCGACCCCTATGCCGGGGTCACCGACCGGGACGAGGAGCGCCATGTCGCGGCGGCATGGGTGAGGATAGACCGGCTCTGCGATCTTGCGTCCCTTACGGACGTCAGGCGGATCGAGAGCGTGACTTCTCCGGTGGTCTATGCGGGCTCGATCGCAAGTGAGAGCGATGTGATCCTCAAAACCGCAGCCGTGCGTGCCGAGACCGGTTACGGCGGCGAAGGGATGAAGGTCGGGATCGTCTCGGACAGTGCCGACCAGTGGCGGGAGGCGGTGGCCTCGGGCGACCTGCCGCCCACCGTCCGGGTGCTGTACGACATCGAAGGCATAGACGAGGGCACGGCCATGCTCGAGGTCGTCCATGACACGGCGCCCGGAGCAGACCTCTATTTCCACAGCGGCCTGCCCAACAAACTCACCTTTGTCACGGCGATCTCAGCCCTGGTCGAGGCCGGGTGCGACATTGTCTGCGACGACATCGGGTGGTTCGACGAGCCGTACTTCGAGGACGGGTACGTCGCTTCGTACGTGCACGACGTCGTGGAGACCGAGGATCTCATCTATGTCTCAGCCGCAGGGAACGATGCCCTGGGGCACTACGAAGGAGTCTTCAGGGACGACGGCCGGGGTTCCCACCTCTTCAGCGAAGGGAGCAACCTCATCAGGGCCGTGGTCGAGCCTCCTGCCGAGGGAACGCAGAGCAGGCTGTTGCAGATCTTCCTCCAGTGGGACGAACCCTGGGGGAGGGCGTCGAGCGACTACGACCTGTTCCTGCTCACCGAGGAAGGAAACCGTTTTGTCGAGATTGCGAACAGTTCAATGGTCCAGGACGGCGACGATGTCCCGATGGAGGAGATCGCAGTCGAGTATTTCGGCGACGAACCGGGTGTGGTCTACCTGTCGGTCGCCCTCCAGGACGGTGAGCCGCACACGCTCGAAATTTTCATCCCGACCGGCGGTTTCTTCGACGATCCGGCCGCCACGCCTGGGGACGCCGTCTTCGGCCACCCGGCGGTGCCCGGCGTGGTCGCCGTAGGGGCGGTCAGGGCCGACGACCCGACCGAGATCGAGATCTTCTCCTCGGAAGGGCCGGCGACGATCACCCGGCCCGCCCTCGAGGTGCGGCCGAAACCCGACATCTGCGGCCTCGACAGGACGCAGATCACCGGTGCCGGCGGCTTCGGGAAACAGTTCTATGGTACGAGCGCAGCAGCCCCGGCGGTCGCGGGGGTCATCGCGACGGTGTGGGGCATCAGGAGGGACACGTCCCCTGCCGGGGTGCGCGAGGCCCTCTACGAGACGGCCGTCGACCTGGGAGAACCCGGATGGGATCCGGTCTATGGGCATGGGAGGGCGGATGCGCTCTCGATGTTCGATGCCCTCTCTGCATCGCCGACCAACCTCTCGCTCTTCTTTGTCCCTGCCGCGGCCGAGGTCCGGGCAGGGGAGGAGGCGGAGGTCGGGCTGACGATGGACCGCACACCCGCCGCGCTCCTGGGGTACAGCATCACGGCCACCCTCTCCGACCCGGCGGTCGGGGAGATCACCGGGGTTTCGTTCCCCGGATGGGTACAGGAAGAGGAGCACACGGCCCTGCCTGCCGACACGGTCAGGATCAACGCGACCGGCCAACCGCCGCGCTCGCAGCCCGACGGCGTCGCCCTCTGCACCCTGACGGTGCGGGGCGATGCGGCCGGGACGACCGATGTCGCGGCCGGCCCTGAGTCCCGGGTGACCGGCCCGGGCGAAGGAGAGTACGTGCTGGAGATCACTCCTGCACGTCTCATGGTGATGTCCGCTCCGGTCAGGCCCTTCCCGCGGCCTGACGGGGGCACCTATCCTCCGCCCACCGATCCGGACGGCGACGGCCTCTACGAGGACGTCGACGGAGACGGCGTCCTCACGATGGAGGACGTCACCGTCTACGCCGGAAACCTGGTGTTCATCAGGGACAATCAGCCGCTCGAAGTGTTTGACTTCGACAAAAACGGCAGGATCGGGTTCAGTGACGTGAACACGCTCTACAGAATGGTGCAACAATGA